In Bacteroidota bacterium, a single genomic region encodes these proteins:
- a CDS encoding T9SS type A sorting domain-containing protein codes for MKKFLLTIFTIGAFATLANAQCSELFFSEYVEGTYNNKALEIFNPTPSTITLTGNYRIVRWSNGSTNSDVVPATGDYVQPLTGTIASGETYTVFLDRRVVGAPAVDTILFANLLTIANNLQTMGQGGFYSPVYNAAVQGSKCVSFNGDDALSLQKSGAGGVWEDVDIFGCRGERPLDGNGIAGSGAWTDTPPYYTGVGTYLTKDRTLTRSYGVQSGVSVNPDTATFYALAEWDTLPKNTFDSLGHHSCLCTLGLNEMKKGNTSVSIYPNPSTNSIVYIRAKESISTIELFNELGKKVAEFAGNDLNKTFTLNTSSYPKGLYFVAVRMKDGTKSMKKITIQ; via the coding sequence ATGAAAAAATTTTTACTTACAATTTTTACAATTGGAGCTTTTGCAACGCTAGCGAATGCGCAATGCAGTGAGTTGTTCTTTTCTGAATATGTAGAAGGAACTTACAATAATAAAGCTCTTGAAATTTTTAATCCAACACCAAGTACTATTACTTTAACCGGTAATTATAGAATTGTGAGATGGAGCAATGGTTCAACCAATAGTGATGTTGTTCCTGCAACCGGAGATTATGTGCAACCACTTACGGGAACAATTGCTTCCGGTGAAACCTACACTGTGTTTTTAGATAGAAGAGTAGTTGGTGCTCCAGCTGTGGATACCATTCTTTTTGCAAATTTACTGACAATTGCAAATAATTTACAAACTATGGGTCAAGGTGGATTTTACAGTCCAGTTTATAACGCAGCGGTGCAAGGTTCCAAATGTGTAAGTTTTAATGGAGATGATGCATTATCTCTTCAGAAAAGCGGTGCAGGAGGAGTTTGGGAGGATGTAGATATTTTTGGATGTAGAGGTGAACGTCCTTTGGATGGTAATGGAATTGCAGGTTCTGGAGCATGGACTGATACCCCACCATATTATACAGGAGTTGGTACTTATCTAACTAAGGATCGCACGCTTACAAGAAGTTACGGAGTGCAATCAGGCGTTTCTGTTAATCCTGATACTGCTACTTTTTATGCTTTAGCTGAATGGGATACTTTACCAAAAAACACTTTCGATAGTTTGGGTCATCATAGTTGCCTTTGTACTTTAGGATTAAATGAAATGAAAAAAGGAAATACTTCTGTTAGTATTTATCCTAATCCTTCAACAAACTCAATAGTATATATTAGAGCAAAGGAGTCAATAAGTACAATAGAATTATTTAATGAATTAGGAAAAAAAGTGGCTGAATTTGCTGGAAATGATTTGAATAAAACATTTACACTTAATACTTCTTCATATCCTAAAGGACTTTATTTTGTTGCTGTGAGAATGAAAGACGGCACAAAATCAATGAAAAAAATAACTATACAATAA
- a CDS encoding TonB-dependent receptor, which produces MNKHFLSILLTFFSLQLFAQGTIKGVVKDNTTGETVIGASVMVGEGKGVTTDLDGKYTLSVEDGEYTVTISYVGFESQKFKVKIAGNSVVVNASLETRVLKEVVIQADVARTRETPVAFSTINPIKLQEELGSRDLPMILNSTPGVYATEQGGGSGDSRITLRGFSQENMAVLVDGVPVNDMENGAVFWSNWDGLGDITRSVQVQRGLGASKLAVASVGGTMNTITRGIDGKMQGSLRQEFGNNNYRKTALSYNSGLINNRFGFTLALSSKQGDGWVDGTWTEAYSYFFKGQVRLGKHLVSAGINGAPQKHGQRSFKLSIAEYDKETAEKLNCNVDSFYSPTSLGKFPRGLRYNQHWGEYDDVDLNHVVKNERVNYFHKPLMSINDSWNVNRRLYITTVAYLSIGKGGGTSNVGGITNDAPNGEINFQSIYNSNLNKESKVILGSNTNNHNWYGLLSTANYQLNDKINIMLGIDLRNYTGYHYRKVYDLIGGNYFIDGADQNQSIANNQKVVGDKIAFNYEGHVKWKGIFGQVEYKLDKLSVFITLSGSQSKFKRVDKFLRKDLVIDGQIFPTMVGYGETFFYNGELSTKATEGAIIRTSNDTTYITNNIPFIGLSDSYIVGAKSYTIDSPEARYSETPEKTFYNYTVKGGANYNLNDHQNAYLNVGYLNIAPRFNNVFETSGNRIAYNTDDQKVLGIELGYGIKYNSFSAILNIYRTQWKNKPADASVQIPISDEETINYRLNKINALHKGIELETNFKIIPQKLDWENAFSLGDWRYKSDDSVTIYDEVTGRALRTIYYYSKNVHVGNAAQLQYSTSLKYQLFKDLYVKARFTFFGKNYASFRPDLLDEAHANMESWKMPNYGLFDAFTGYEVKGQKSIRYSFSLGVTNVLNTKYISDAQNGLGYDANSALVFFGVGRKYVASIKLSF; this is translated from the coding sequence ATGAATAAGCACTTTCTTTCCATTTTATTGACTTTTTTTTCCTTACAACTTTTTGCTCAAGGAACAATTAAAGGTGTTGTAAAAGATAACACTACCGGTGAAACAGTTATTGGAGCGAGTGTTATGGTTGGAGAAGGAAAAGGGGTAACAACGGATTTAGACGGAAAGTATACGCTAAGTGTTGAAGATGGAGAGTATACCGTTACAATCTCTTATGTGGGTTTTGAATCTCAAAAATTTAAAGTAAAAATTGCAGGAAATTCAGTTGTAGTAAATGCGTCTTTGGAAACAAGAGTGCTAAAAGAGGTTGTAATACAAGCAGATGTAGCCCGAACACGCGAAACGCCAGTAGCATTTTCGACAATTAATCCAATAAAACTTCAGGAAGAGTTAGGTTCAAGAGATTTGCCGATGATTTTGAATTCAACCCCAGGTGTGTATGCCACAGAACAAGGTGGGGGTAGTGGTGATTCTAGGATAACACTAAGGGGATTCAGTCAGGAAAACATGGCTGTTTTGGTTGATGGTGTGCCGGTAAATGATATGGAAAATGGGGCTGTCTTTTGGAGCAACTGGGATGGCTTAGGTGATATCACTAGAAGTGTTCAGGTTCAGCGCGGATTGGGGGCATCAAAATTAGCTGTAGCCTCAGTGGGTGGCACAATGAATACCATTACAAGAGGTATTGATGGTAAAATGCAAGGTAGCCTTCGTCAGGAATTTGGTAACAACAATTACCGAAAGACTGCTTTATCTTACAATTCAGGATTAATTAACAATAGATTTGGTTTTACGCTCGCATTATCTTCCAAGCAAGGAGATGGTTGGGTGGATGGAACTTGGACGGAAGCATATAGCTATTTTTTTAAAGGACAGGTGCGCCTAGGAAAGCACTTGGTTTCTGCAGGAATTAACGGAGCTCCACAAAAGCATGGTCAGCGCTCCTTTAAACTATCAATCGCAGAATATGATAAGGAAACGGCTGAAAAGCTCAACTGTAATGTTGACTCATTTTACAGTCCAACTAGCTTAGGTAAATTTCCTAGAGGGTTAAGATACAACCAACATTGGGGCGAATATGATGATGTGGATTTAAACCATGTAGTTAAAAATGAGCGTGTAAATTATTTTCACAAACCCTTAATGAGTATTAATGATTCTTGGAATGTTAATCGAAGATTGTATATTACTACTGTCGCTTATTTATCTATTGGAAAAGGTGGGGGAACTTCTAATGTGGGTGGAATTACCAATGATGCCCCTAATGGTGAAATTAATTTTCAATCCATTTATAATTCAAATTTGAATAAGGAATCAAAGGTAATACTAGGTAGCAATACAAATAATCACAATTGGTATGGGTTATTGTCAACTGCCAATTACCAGCTCAACGACAAGATTAATATTATGTTAGGTATAGACTTAAGAAACTATACAGGCTACCACTATCGTAAGGTTTATGACTTAATTGGCGGTAATTATTTTATTGATGGTGCAGATCAGAATCAATCAATTGCGAATAACCAAAAAGTAGTTGGTGATAAAATAGCTTTCAATTACGAAGGGCATGTTAAATGGAAAGGAATTTTTGGACAAGTAGAATATAAATTAGACAAATTATCAGTATTTATTACGCTATCTGGCTCACAATCGAAATTCAAAAGAGTAGATAAATTTTTAAGAAAAGATTTGGTGATAGATGGTCAGATATTTCCAACAATGGTTGGTTATGGAGAAACATTTTTTTACAACGGCGAATTATCCACCAAAGCAACAGAAGGAGCAATTATTCGCACTTCAAATGATACAACCTACATTACAAATAATATTCCCTTTATTGGGTTATCTGATAGCTATATTGTAGGCGCAAAATCATATACAATCGATTCACCTGAAGCAAGGTATTCTGAAACACCTGAAAAAACATTTTATAATTACACTGTTAAAGGGGGAGCGAATTATAATCTCAATGATCACCAAAATGCGTATTTAAATGTGGGGTATTTAAATATTGCGCCACGATTTAACAATGTATTTGAAACATCGGGCAATCGAATAGCTTACAACACCGATGATCAAAAGGTTTTAGGTATTGAGTTAGGATATGGAATAAAATACAATAGCTTTTCGGCTATCTTAAATATCTATCGCACACAATGGAAGAATAAACCGGCAGATGCTTCAGTTCAAATTCCAATTAGTGATGAGGAAACGATTAATTACCGATTGAATAAAATTAATGCACTACATAAAGGGATTGAACTTGAAACTAATTTTAAAATAATACCTCAAAAACTAGATTGGGAAAATGCATTCTCACTTGGTGATTGGCGTTATAAATCAGACGATTCCGTGACAATTTATGATGAAGTCACCGGAAGAGCACTAAGAACAATTTATTATTATTCAAAAAATGTTCATGTTGGAAATGCCGCGCAACTTCAATATTCTACAAGTTTGAAATATCAACTTTTTAAGGATTTGTATGTTAAAGCTCGATTTACATTCTTTGGAAAAAATTATGCAAGCTTTAGACCTGATTTGCTGGATGAAGCACATGCTAATATGGAATCCTGGAAAATGCCAAATTATGGCTTATTTGATGCATTTACTGGCTATGAAGTTAAAGGTCAAAAATCAATACGTTATTCGTTTTCTTTAGGTGTAACAAATGTTTTGAACACAAAATATATTAGTGATGCACAAAATGGATTAGGGTACGACGCCAATTCTGCATTAGTGTTTTTTGGCGTAGGCCGAAAATATGTGGCATCCATTAAATTGTCTTTCTAA
- a CDS encoding T9SS type A sorting domain-containing protein: MSQFCPPITSSGCLTGYQLLPRDLNDLIAANGISVTTQLSASNLSTSGFQIDWSSNVTPTQSYIKYGLTSALELGTISGTFAGTANTVIATGLTPGTIYYAQAFSLNGTDTAYSGIRLFGTVSNSTGDIKVYFNRSVDTLQANSSTNHAIQLANLTDDTLIAYIDRAKYTIDFTIYNFNNNGISNISTALNNAYNRGVRIRGIYDGTADNFGFNNLNAAIGRISSPTSSAYGIMHNKFMIIDGNSADPNDCILWTGSCNWTDGQINTDNQNIIIFQDQTLCRSYKIEFNEMFGDTGLQPNLSAAKFGPFKSDNTVHEFLIGGKRVEQYFSPTDGTNSQIIKTLNSASSDIEVEIMIMTRNDLAYAISNANQAGVGCYFLTNDTGSAGQPNVSWQIVRGAIGVKAKKYNQGGIMHSKYAIVDQSNLASDPLVLTGSHNWSNGADQKNDENTVIVHDANIANLYFQEFVKRFNLNGGLILAINNATNTSIPFNAYPNPSNGSFQLLYALDNNSDCNIQLFDLAGKEVYSTFTKGKSGINNFTVEGANLAKGIYFIKLTAGNVVRNQKLVIE; this comes from the coding sequence ATGTCGCAATTTTGTCCTCCAATAACTTCAAGTGGATGCTTGACAGGTTATCAGTTATTGCCGCGTGATCTTAATGATTTAATAGCAGCCAATGGGATTAGTGTAACAACTCAGTTAAGTGCCTCCAACCTCTCAACTAGTGGATTTCAAATTGATTGGTCAAGCAATGTTACTCCAACACAATCCTATATTAAATATGGATTAACCAGTGCTCTTGAATTAGGAACAATTTCTGGAACTTTTGCCGGTACAGCAAACACTGTTATTGCCACTGGACTTACTCCAGGAACGATCTATTATGCACAAGCTTTTTCTTTAAACGGTACTGATACTGCCTATTCAGGTATTCGATTATTTGGAACCGTATCAAATTCAACAGGAGATATTAAAGTATATTTTAATAGAAGTGTTGACACTTTGCAAGCAAATTCATCAACGAATCATGCAATTCAATTAGCAAATTTGACAGATGATACCTTAATCGCTTACATTGATAGAGCTAAATACACCATTGATTTCACCATTTATAACTTTAACAATAATGGAATTTCAAATATTTCTACTGCGTTAAATAACGCTTACAACAGAGGGGTAAGGATTCGTGGAATTTATGATGGAACTGCAGATAATTTTGGATTTAATAACCTTAATGCTGCCATTGGCCGTATTTCTAGTCCAACCTCTTCAGCTTATGGTATTATGCATAATAAATTTATGATTATTGATGGTAATTCAGCTGACCCGAATGATTGTATCTTATGGACTGGTTCATGCAATTGGACCGATGGTCAAATTAATACCGATAATCAAAATATTATCATCTTCCAAGATCAAACACTTTGTCGTTCTTACAAAATAGAGTTTAATGAAATGTTTGGAGATACAGGTTTACAACCGAATTTAAGTGCAGCTAAGTTTGGACCCTTTAAATCAGACAATACAGTGCATGAGTTTTTAATTGGAGGTAAACGTGTTGAGCAGTATTTTAGTCCAACGGATGGAACTAATTCTCAAATTATTAAAACATTAAATTCTGCAAGTAGTGATATTGAAGTGGAAATTATGATCATGACACGAAACGATTTGGCGTATGCAATTTCGAATGCAAATCAAGCCGGTGTTGGATGTTATTTTCTTACGAATGATACTGGCAGCGCTGGCCAACCAAATGTATCATGGCAAATTGTACGTGGTGCCATTGGTGTAAAAGCTAAAAAATACAATCAAGGTGGTATTATGCACAGTAAATATGCCATTGTGGATCAATCAAATTTAGCCTCAGATCCTTTGGTATTAACGGGATCACATAACTGGAGCAATGGCGCCGATCAAAAAAATGATGAGAATACTGTAATCGTGCATGATGCCAATATTGCGAATTTGTATTTTCAAGAATTTGTTAAGCGTTTTAATTTGAACGGCGGTTTAATCCTTGCAATAAATAATGCTACTAACACATCCATCCCTTTTAATGCTTATCCTAATCCAAGCAACGGCTCATTTCAATTATTATATGCTTTGGATAATAATTCAGATTGCAACATTCAACTTTTTGATTTGGCTGGAAAGGAAGTTTATTCAACTTTCACAAAAGGGAAATCTGGTATTAATAATTTTACAGTTGAAGGAGCAAATCTTGCAAAGGGAATTTATTTTATAAAACTTACTGCAGGAAATGTTGTTAGAAATCAAAAACTTGTTATTGAATAA
- a CDS encoding DUF5011 domain-containing protein, with amino-acid sequence MKKLHIIVLSALIIGLFMFQSCKKKEDRIDPVLSLIGDSLITLDSTYYVEFGATAYDEEDGELVPLITNSIYLTKVGSNEVKYTAYDNAGNRASIIRKVKVNNFSKSLAGLYQLHQVNLDSLGNGIDSLDYTQTMTASTIYNWNLIFGNFWLKNNYLNKTKYIMSAYINKLNGTVSVVKSPASVEKFGLEVVVIDNFNRIQVRHYFNGKGSIDANNKCFINVKDSIVNQYQYKPTATAIFKDTTITYTEKHYRLTLMK; translated from the coding sequence ATGAAAAAATTGCACATCATTGTACTTTCGGCTCTCATTATTGGACTGTTTATGTTTCAATCATGTAAAAAGAAGGAGGACAGAATTGATCCCGTTCTTAGCCTCATAGGTGATTCTTTAATAACACTTGATTCAACTTATTATGTTGAATTTGGGGCTACTGCTTATGATGAAGAAGATGGTGAATTGGTGCCTTTAATAACCAATTCAATTTACTTAACTAAAGTTGGTTCCAACGAAGTAAAGTATACTGCTTATGATAATGCCGGTAATAGAGCATCGATAATAAGAAAAGTGAAGGTGAACAATTTTTCTAAAAGCTTGGCAGGTTTATATCAATTGCATCAAGTAAATCTCGACTCATTAGGTAATGGAATTGATTCCCTTGATTATACGCAAACAATGACTGCATCAACTATCTACAATTGGAATTTGATATTTGGCAATTTTTGGTTGAAAAATAATTACCTAAATAAAACTAAATATATAATGTCAGCATATATTAACAAATTAAATGGAACAGTTAGTGTTGTTAAAAGCCCGGCATCTGTTGAAAAATTTGGATTGGAAGTAGTTGTAATAGACAATTTCAATAGAATTCAAGTAAGGCATTATTTTAATGGTAAGGGTAGCATTGATGCTAACAATAAGTGTTTTATTAACGTTAAGGATTCGATAGTAAATCAGTACCAATATAAGCCAACAGCTACTGCAATTTTTAAGGATACAACCATAACGTATACGGAAAAGCATTACCGATTAACCTTAATGAAATAA